The genomic window GTTCAGGGCGGCGCCCACGCCGGTCAGCACCCCGCACCCGATGAGGCACGCGGACGACAGCGGCACGTCGTCGTCGATGCGGACGGCCTGGGTCTCCTTCACCACCGTGCGCTCGGCGAACACCGATGTGGCCGCGAAGTTCCACGCGGGCTCACCGTTGAACGTGAACGGCTTGTCCATCACGCCCATGGTCTGGCGGCACCACGTGGGATGACCGGTGTTGCACGCCGCGCACATGCCGCAGTTGGCGATCGTGGCCAGCACGACGTGGTCGCCCGGCTGCAACGTGGTGACCGCGCCGCCCACCGCCTCCACCACGCCGGCGCCCTCGTGGCCCAGCACCGCGGGTGTCGGCCAGGGAATGGTGCCGTCGATGACGCTGATGTCGCTGTGGCACACGCCCGCGTTCACGATGCGCACCACGACGTCGGTCGGACCGGGATCGCGCACCTCCAGCCCGTCGGTGACCTCGGCCTTCCCGTCGCCGACGAACACGATCCCGCGCATTCAGCGCACCCCCGGGGAGACGATGGCGCCCGGCAGCTCGCCGGTGAGCTCGCCGTCGACGACGATGGGCCGGCCGTTGACGATGGTCGCGTGCACGCCCTCGGGCCGGGCGGAGTAGCGGGCCTCGCCGCCGGGGAAGTCGGTCACCTGCTTCTTCGTGCCTGGCCCGACGGTGTCGGGGTCGAACAGGAAGAGGTCGGCGGCGTAGCCCGGCAGCACCATGCCGCGGTCGGCGAAGCCGCACAGCGCAGCGGGCACCTGCGTCATCTGACGCACGCCCTCCTCGACCGTCCAGAGCCGGCGGTCGAACACCCAGAAGCGCAGGAAGTAGCTCGACCAGTCGGAACCGTCGTCGCGATCCAGGTGGGCGCCGCCGTCCGACACGCCGACGATCATGCTCGGGTGGCGCTGGCTCTCACGCACCGCGTCCTCCCACTCCGGCGTCTTGTTCTCCCACCGGAACACCGTACGCAGGTCGCTGTCGAGCGCGATGTCGAGCAGCACGTCGGCGGGCGCCTTCCCGAGCTCGGCCGCGATGTCCTTGATCGACCGCTTGAGGAACTTCTCGTGCTGGGGCTCGGTGACCTCGTCGACGAACACGACGTGCCAGTGCGGTGGCGGAAGCGTGCTGCCCTTCGATGCGTCCTTGTTGGGATGGTCGACCGCGTCGCGCAGCTCGTCGCGCACGCCGGGGTCGCGCAGGCGGGCCAGCTTCTCGTCGTGCGAGAGGAACATGAACGCGGCCCACGCGGGTACGCCGTCGTACAGCTGGGTGCCGCTCTCGAGCGAGAAGGCCCGGTCGAACGGATGGTTGCGCAGGAGGCTGAAGATGGCGGCGCCGCGGCGGGCGGCATCGCCGAGGAAGGCCTCGGCCTCGGGCCACCCCGCGGTCGGCGCGTCGACCTTGTTGCGCCCGCCCAGGCCCTGGATCACGATCGGCAGGCGGCTGTCGACGCCGAGCTCGACCAGCAACTCCTTGTCGTCGTGGTCGAGGCCCCCGATGGAGCTGGCCGGAAGGTAGGAGACGCTCCCGCCGTGGTGGCGGCCGGCCTCGGCAACGAGCGCGCGCAGCTCGTCGACGCCGGCGAAGCGGCTCGGGATGGGCCGGCCGTCGCCATCGAGCTGGGTGGGCGCGTGCGACGACGAGAAGCCGGCCGCGCCGGCGTCCATCGACTCGGCCACCACCCGGCGCATCTGCTCCACCTCGTCGGGGGTGGCCTCGCGCTCGGACGCGTCGGGCCCCATCACCCAGCGGCGCACGGTCGAGTGGCCCACGTAGCACGCGAGGTTCACACCGAGCCGGTCGCGCCGCGCCGCGAAGAACTCCGGGAAGCTCTCGAAGTCCCACTCCACCCCCGACAACGCCACCGGCGACATGCCCTCGACCCGGGCGAACATCCGCGAGATGAAGTCGCGGTCGCGCTCGCGCGTCGGTGCGATGGAGAACCCGCAGTTTCCCGCCAGCACGGTGGTGACGCCGTGGTAGCAGGACGACGTGGCCCACGCGTCGAACGTCAGCTGGGGGTCGTAGTGGGTGTGGGCGTCGATGATCCCGGGCGCCACGAAGAGGCCGTCCGCCTCGACCACTCGCGCGCCGGCGACGCTCTCCGTCAGATGGCCCACGTCGACGATCCGCCCGGCGCGCACGCCGATGTCGCCCCGCCGCCGGGCCAGGCCGGTGCCGTCGACGACGATCCCGTTCTTCACGATCAGGTCGTAAGCCATGGCGCCCTTCCTCTTCGCGACAAGTCAACCCGGCCAGATGATGCTCTGCACCTCGGTGTAGGCGTCGAGGCCCCAGTCACCGTTGTCGCGGCCGATGCCGCTCATCTTGAAGCCGCCGAAGGGCGCCTCGTGGTTGCGCTGGGCGGTGTTGAGGCCGACGTGTCCGCAGCGCAACTGCCGGGCGATGTCGTAGGCGCGTGCCGTGTCGGCCGAGTAGACGTAGTCGTACAGCCCGTAGTCGCTGTCGTTGGCGATCGCCACCGCCTCGTCGTCGTCGTCGTAGGGGATGACGACGAGGACGGGCCCGAAGATCTCGTCGCGCGCGACCCGCATGTCGTTGGTGCAGGCCGCGAGCAGGGCGGGCTCGACGTAGAAGCCCTTCTCCAGGTGCGCGGGGCGGACCCCGCCCGCGATCAGCTCCGCCCCGGCGTCCGTCCCGCCGCGGATGTGACCCTCGATGCGGTCGCGCTGGGCCGCGGAGATCACCGGTCCGACGACGGTGTCGACCTCGAGCGGGTCACCCACCTTCATCTGCGGCGCGAGCTTCGCCAGCCGCTCGACCACCTCGTCGTAGACCGACCGCTGCACGACGGCGCGGGTGGGGGCGGTGCAGATCTGGCCCGAGTGGAAGCCCCAGACGCTCCCCAGCGCGGTCACCGCGGCGGTGAGGTCGGCGTCGTCGCACACGATGCACGCGCCCTTGCCGCCGAGCTCGAGCAGCAGGCGCTTCATCGTGCGGGCACCCGACTCGTAGATCTTCACGCCGACCGCGGTGCTGCCCGTGAAGCTGATCATGTCGACGTCGGGCGAG from Actinomycetota bacterium includes these protein-coding regions:
- a CDS encoding amidohydrolase, giving the protein MAYDLIVKNGIVVDGTGLARRRGDIGVRAGRIVDVGHLTESVAGARVVEADGLFVAPGIIDAHTHYDPQLTFDAWATSSCYHGVTTVLAGNCGFSIAPTRERDRDFISRMFARVEGMSPVALSGVEWDFESFPEFFAARRDRLGVNLACYVGHSTVRRWVMGPDASEREATPDEVEQMRRVVAESMDAGAAGFSSSHAPTQLDGDGRPIPSRFAGVDELRALVAEAGRHHGGSVSYLPASSIGGLDHDDKELLVELGVDSRLPIVIQGLGGRNKVDAPTAGWPEAEAFLGDAARRGAAIFSLLRNHPFDRAFSLESGTQLYDGVPAWAAFMFLSHDEKLARLRDPGVRDELRDAVDHPNKDASKGSTLPPPHWHVVFVDEVTEPQHEKFLKRSIKDIAAELGKAPADVLLDIALDSDLRTVFRWENKTPEWEDAVRESQRHPSMIVGVSDGGAHLDRDDGSDWSSYFLRFWVFDRRLWTVEEGVRQMTQVPAALCGFADRGMVLPGYAADLFLFDPDTVGPGTKKQVTDFPGGEARYSARPEGVHATIVNGRPIVVDGELTGELPGAIVSPGVR
- a CDS encoding aldehyde dehydrogenase family protein, with amino-acid sequence MSETVSPYRLLIGGDWVEGGSGSYDVVNPATEDVVDEAPEASAIDAREAAAAARAALPAWSRTSPQERAALLQAVADRVRQRADELLPLIIAETGATLSVGSALQVPMCANRFERYAKGALQDLTIAIPPMEMQSTPLAPGGLMGAVGLRPPVGVVACITPYNFPITSMAGKVAPALATGNTVVIKPAPHGPLAVIELVRIIEEVGFPPGVVNLVTGSQPDPGAALVDSPDVDMISFTGSTAVGVKIYESGARTMKRLLLELGGKGACIVCDDADLTAAVTALGSVWGFHSGQICTAPTRAVVQRSVYDEVVERLAKLAPQMKVGDPLEVDTVVGPVISAAQRDRIEGHIRGGTDAGAELIAGGVRPAHLEKGFYVEPALLAACTNDMRVARDEIFGPVLVVIPYDDDDEAVAIANDSDYGLYDYVYSADTARAYDIARQLRCGHVGLNTAQRNHEAPFGGFKMSGIGRDNGDWGLDAYTEVQSIIWPG